Below is a window of Entelurus aequoreus isolate RoL-2023_Sb linkage group LG07, RoL_Eaeq_v1.1, whole genome shotgun sequence DNA.
tttaaaaagaaaacttatcgatttagaatcagaatagATAATATTCACTATTCTTATCTGATCACAATTACATCAAAGCTGTGTTATCGATATCAtagatgaagtgcatcaaaagaGTTAATCTCCACTTTGGCCGGATATTTACTGATAGTTTATAGCGGTCTTGTTAGCCTGAAGTGCTGCGCTGACTCCGATGGTACTTCCAGCTGTTGTCGTTGGACATCGCTCGCATTAGAGGTGCGCCAaagtggagatgtgttattgatgaggcaggagttgaagatgaaATCCATCAAAAAGTTGTTTGCCGAAAGTTAACTTGAGATTATCACGGGGAAGATACACTACATCAGCGCCAAAATTAGCCGCATGTTGATGTTAGCAGTGTTTATAATCAGTAATTCCTACATCACCGGAACTCCATtcatcttattaatattgatgaaCAAGGGTTTACAGTGACTGTATTTGTTTACCGCAAAATGACTTTAATTAAAAATGAAATTTCAAGCGTTAAAtaccatgtttaaaaaaagaatgccattacAGTAACCAGAACCAGAAACATGATTTATGACATCATTCAGAGCAACCACTGCAGGTAACCTGTGTTGAATACTATATTAAATATACCGTAAGTTATAACTTTCACCACTATTGAATGTTTTAGTAATACTTTAATGACGACATAAAATTAGAATGTCATTAGTAGATCGAGTAAATACCTCCACCAAGGCTGACTTGTTAACAAAATTGACACAAACCACTTAAAGTGTATTTGTGTTCCTTTGCCTGTTAGATATCATATTTCCTGGTTGATAGAAGATGATAAAAAGAAGGGGGTGGCAATACGTTTCTGGGGGGTGTACGTgtcctgcatgcaattgcatatcttttaaactttaatataacCTAATACTGCAACAAATATAGTATATTACATTCCAAACACTCCTCTACAAAGCATGGTGAAATATTTGTGTTTGATTGTAGTCCTGCAAATACTGTTTGTCCTTCTATTTACAGTTTCAATATGCTGATATTATATCTGTGAAAATGTTTTACCAATGAAATGAGTGTTGGTGACTTTTGTCAAAGTTCTGTGCAAAAGTAAGACATGGCCCTCTCTTGACTTTACAGATCTGCAGTCATGTATGATATGTGTGGCTCGTCGAGTTACAGCCATGGAGAGAACAGAGAGTTTCAACACCAGGCATGAGCTCTCAGGTGAAGACCAACGCAACAGACTCACAAGTCCAAAtcctttaaggggaactgcacttcttttggaattgtgcctatcgttcacaatcattatgagagacaagaagataaAAGATTTTGCATTATAATTTCTAATTATCTGCTCATTCTAGGTGgcaagcaatgcagctaatgggagcaatccattctgcttcTAAATCACTTCAAAATGCATCAAAAAATCGCCTGTATAAAACCCTTgtgtaataaccaaactgtagagaCATTatcgtaagagcaaacactgaagaATGTTTTTTCGAGTGTAGTACCACATCATTTTAGCCGTAAGCTAGCTACTGTGTCAACAGCTGAATGGCGTTTGAGGCTGTAATGCACATCACAatgcgatagaacaccaatctgtactgactgaaaatcatgagcaatcatattacagtatctataaagtattagcccacatttcatgttttgtttgtacacagctcgcTCATCAGCCTATGTAGTAgtaataacaagcatgacgtGTTGcatatttcatgattaatattatagtgactcactccatggacagttgtctgtttggtcaagctggccggggaagtttttcaagttgactttgggtaagcactcAATATATGTCCGCATagtttggctccaagttccacattgaCACCGTCAAGTCATACTGACCTCACTctttcggcttccgtctgctccaacgtttcaccctctttttTTTGTGCAcgcttctataaccagcagttcatcctccatacatcgaggttcaaaaagataaggttgtgaatcctcatttgtccaaaaaggatatctttgttgtctgttacgaagtctgccatgattaaaacacacaagcgtttgtttccagaagtaagaacacacatttgaagtcggaagtgcgctgctagggaaatggaaataaatgcgctgaggaaagaagTTTCAGTAtttcttaaaatgaccaaaatacggtaaatattgtagatattacatattgttatgaacgtgtctgttactacattatatatatatttgcagcgtgtatataaaacgttgatggagggttttgaagttgttttagagggctttgaaggctacaacggtgactcccattagccgcatcttgcaagcgtttatcatctttagaatcctaaaaaaaaaaaagacgtgtgttcttgtcgttcaaaatgattgtgaacaataggcaaaattccccaaaaagtacaGCTCCCCTTTAAGTCGGTCTTATTTCTCTCATTTGTCCCACTTAACCCTTCCTCAACTTGTCCTCCCTCAATTAGGTAAACTCATCCAGATTGACCAGAACTCTCTGCGAGCATCGATGCGTCCAGGCTGGGAGGATTTATTGAGGCGTTGCATTCAGATGTTCCTTCAGCACAGTGACGGGCAACCCTGGTCGCACAAACGCCACTATCATGAAGGTATGTTACACTGCCACAGTCAACTGTCTTTTCTCTGCTCTGATCGGGCTCCTCATTTTAAGTGTAATGATGTACCATCGGATCATTGTACCACAGTGTCAACGTGCCTTTTTCTTTTGTGCAGCCTTTTTGCAGGGTCATGCAGAGACGCCACTTTATCGCTTCTCTTTGTCCGATGGCACGCCGGTCACAGCGCAGACAAAGAGCAAACTGTACCGTCACCCAATGAGCAACGAGCCGCAAGGCTTCATCTCCACTCACCTCCTTCAGAGGTCAGAAAAATAAATTTTGCAAATACTGTAGCGTATATGCCATTTACCATCATAAGAAGGAAAAGAACACCTAGCACATATCATGTCGGACATCTCAGGCATGCAGAGGAgctgaaggatttttttttttttcacaccacAAATTCAAACAGAAAGAAGACTCAACAcagcaaaatatattactctcaaAGTTTGATATGGTGCTGTTCCATACAACACCATATCATCGCCTGTTTTTTTCCACCAGACTCAATcacgttgtttttttccccaaattatcACGTAATTACAAACTTACATAGTGAATCTTTATGAAAGTCTCCGAAAAGAAAGGAATGAAAAtagatcattaaaaaaataaaaataacaaaatattgacCCAGTGATGTCTAATGGTGGATAGTGCCTGCCCCATTCTGTGACGTGGGAGCACAATCCACCATTCACCGCACGTCAGGTGGGGGCCAGCTAAGCTACACGCATAACTTTTTTGAAAAGAAAGGGGTAAAAAAATAAGGATTTCTTTATAACGCAATCTCAGGAATAACGCTATCTGTATTTTGTGGACTCCAAAGACTGCGCTGTATCAAACTTTGAGTGTATTAGATAATTTTTTCTTGAGTCCTATCTATTATTTTTTCACTTCTACATTTTACAAAACATGTCACCTGTTCAATTACAAGTTATTGCTTTTTTTCTGATTGATTTTGTTTCCCTCGAACCAGGGAACCAAATGGCTACCGCTCAGCTCAGGGTGGGAACATGATGCCCAACACCATGAGGCAGCAAACCATGGGAGGCCCCAACCCGAATGCCCAAATCAACATGAACGCCAGTGGGGGGATGGGCGGAATGAACAGGGCCTTCGGTATGAATGAGCAAGGCCACATGGGTCAGATGGGTGGCTGCTCCACATATGGAGGAGGTGGCGGTGGAGGGAGTGGAGGCATGGGCAACCGCATGATGCAGATGAGTCATGTGGGACATATGAATCAAATGAGTCCCATGAACAACCCGGGCCAAGGCATGCAGCAGCACCCACAACAGCCCCCCTTTCAGAGCAGTGGTGGCTTTGGGCTGAGTGGCTTGAACAGCCCTTCAGGAAGCCCCCGGATGGGCGGTCCCCAATCAGGACTCCTAATGTCACCCCGAAATAGAGGTAGTCCAAAGATGGGCGCCAATCAGTTTTCTCCAGGAGGTGAGTCTGTCAGTATAGCACAGGGGCTCTCACTGGTCACTcatacggaaaaaaaaaacaattattcaaaGACATACaatttgtgttgttattattagttagtatcaacatttcaactttttttgacaTTATGCCCTTTTACTCCTTTTATCcatttgttgctgttttttttttttcgttgatTTAATTTCTACAATCTACAAAAACGAGCTACAGttcgcaaatggcccccgagccgcactATGGGCCCCCTAATCTGGACCCTCAGAAGTACTGCATGAATAAGCACTTCTCTAGTGAGAGTTAATGATTTCAttatttgggtgatgtttggtGGGCTAAATTAAAACTATTGAGCGCACCTGGTCCATCATCAGTAACCATTGTTAATTTGTTTGCTAGATTGTGTTGTGGTTGTCTTTCAGGCATACACTCTCCCATGAGTGGCATTTGCAGTGCTGCAGGAGGCAGTGGGAACACGACAACCTACTCCAGCAGCTCCCTAAACGCCTTACAAGCCATCAGTGAAGGAGTAGGGAACTCCATCCCCTCCACTCTGATGTCTCATTCGCCGGCCCATAAACCTGACAGCTCTCCTAGTGTCCACTCTTCCTCTTCCTGCCAGCCAAACCAAATGGCCAAACCAGCCCAGGACGGCTCCAAAAGCCCGGCAGGGGGCTTAGGGCATGGACTTGGTGACCATCACCACCTCATGCACCATCATCACAATCATCAGCATCCTCAGGCTGAGAGCTCTGGGGACAGACCTGACAGCCAGGCAGCTACAGCACCTAAAGAATCTGTAGAGGGGGGCAGTGAGACAGGTGGGGCAACATCAGAGTCCACTAGAAGGTTACCAGACAGTAAAGGTCATAAGAAGTTGCTCCAGTTGCTCACCTCACCAACTGAGGAGCTCACAGTAGGCGGCAGTGGACCAACAGGGCCCCCTATTCCACCTCCATCAACCAACAGCAGTACTCCAGTGACTTCAGAAAGTAAGGACCCAATTGGGGGGATGACCAGCTCCTTATCCACAGGTGTGTCCTCTTCTTCCTCAGCCAGTGCCAATTTAAGCCAGACAAGTGGGCTCGCGGGTGTGTCCACATCAGCTAGCTACACAGGCTCACTGCAAGAAAAGCATAAAATCCTTCACAAGCTTCTCCAGAATGGAAATACTCCTGATGAGGTGGCAAAGATCACAGCAGAGGCTACAGGAAAGGTGGCACTAGGGAGCCAAGAGGGCAGTGAAGTAGGTACTGGAGGTCCCGGTACCGGGAATGGGCCCGGCTTAATCACTGAACCCAAGCAGGAGCAGCTTAGCCCCAAGAAGGAGAAGACACACGCTCTCCTCCACTATCTGCTCAACAAGGATGATTCCAAAGAGCCATTGGATGTCAAGCCCAAGCTGGAGGAGTTAGAGGGCAAGGGACCCTCTGGGACTGCTGGCGGTCCTCCACGGGGAGGCCCTGGATCTGGACCTGGCCATGCACCTGAACATCATGAGAGTAACATCAAGTCAGAGCCACCTGATGATGTCAGTTCAGTTCTTGTATACCACATCTAACTACTTGGATCTCTAAATAATAACTAACACAATGTTATCTTTGGACCAGTTGCACAACCTTGAGTCTATCCTGGGAGATCTGAGGGGTTCAAGCTCTGATTTATACCCAGATCAGGCCGGAAGTGCTGGGCCAAATGACATGGGCAACAAACCACAGGGGTGCCTTGATGACAATCTGCAGGGTAAGACATCTATTCATCAGTCATAACACCACAGCTTTACTTTCAAGTTCCTCCACGACATTCATGCCTGGACTGGAATGAAGCCCATTGTTCCAATTATCCGGTCAAcactttttctgtttatttagCGAGTCCAGGTATGGGTCCAGGGTCTCGAGGGCCCTTCCAAAGGACCTTGTCTGTAGAGGGAAAGCCTCCAGTTGGGCTTGGAGGAGCTGGAAGACGCCCCATGCTAGTGAAGCAGGAGAATATGATTGGTAGCCCAGATGGCTACTCAGGAAACATGGGTATGTGTTTGACACTTGTTACTTCATGTGTATTGTTTGCATTACAAATTCTACATTTCTTTTTGTACTCTATAAGGCTAAACTAAATATTATGTCACACCTAATGACTGATGTGTGCACCTTTTCATCACAATCAGGGCCAATGAATAGGGGCATGGTTACCCAGAGGTCTCCCATGGGGGGATCTGGAGACTGGGGCATACCCCGCTCCAGCACCAGTCCAGTGGGTTCAACTGGCCACCCTTCCATGATACGTCCCAACATGGAGTACAGCGGCAGCAAGGGAATGATAGCGGGCCCCATGGTGAGCCGCTCCAACAGTATTCCAGGATCCAGGTCTATGCTTCAGCAGCAACTGATGGATATGGGTATGATGCAATATTTTATGCTTGTCAATTGCATGAAAGCAATTCTGGAAGTGTTAAAATAACTTGTCTTGTGGCGAAGGTGGCTCCACTGACATGATAGGTGTGAACACCTTCAGCCAGCAAGGTCAGCCCAACCAGGCTCCTTCATGGCCAGACACTCTGGTTGGTATGGAGGGCAACAGGTGAGCACAGCCCACCTTTGGATATGTTCCTACGAAACAGATTGTTCCATCATGAATGTTTATGATATGTCTGTTTACTGTAGACGGCAATTTGCCAACACCCTGGATGAACTTCTGGTGCCACCCACTACCAGTGAGGGTCAAAATGACGAGCGGGCACTGTTGGACCAGTTGGATTCCCTTTTGAACAACACAGATGGCATCGCACTTGAGGAGATAGACAGAGCTCTAGGCATCCCAGACCTTGTTAGCCAGGTAGAATAGATGAAACAATCTGAGGGCAGACAGATctttctagtgcaggggtcggcaacccaaaatgttgaaagagccatattggaccaaaaatacaaaaaacaaatctgtttggagACGCAAAAAACTTGAaacgccttatataagtgttatactgaagacaacacatgatgtaagcgtctatattagctatattagcctaccatcaaaattactttaaaagtcttatataagtgttataatgaagacaacacaagatgtaagtgtctatattagcctactatcaaaatgactatttgtcgcaggctgacgcaaatctttgttgacagaaatgtaatatttattctacactattttacaaaattggaaaacattagtaaaatggagccttctcagagggtgtgataactcccGGAAGTTACTGGCGCTTAGAAAGGCCAAAGTTATAGATGTTTGTTTCCAAGTTAatggaaacagcaggctgtcttcttctaattgattttttacaatctttgcaagccgtgtaacatttgctgtggtctataacaacatggcacacaaacaactgtcagaaattcagatcaagggtgatggttcaaatgcagagaataatttcgccccaccaaatgtgtgtgtgacaatcattggtactttaactttttaactgaaactattacatacagataatgtgttatgagacatgcaaatatacattaaatacacagaggacataagtaaacttaatttagagctcaaatatacctacaaacaaggcataatgatgctagcctaagtagcatgttagcatcgattaacttgcagtcatgcactgaacaaatatgcctgattagcatgcCAACAAGttaataacgtcaacaaagcgcactattgtgcattcaggcacagcacaaaaagtttggtggacaaaatgagacaaaggaggaatgacataaaacacgtcttactgtggcagcgtcggagaaagttgtacgttaacaaactacggtgagttcaaggactgccgtaattggtaggacaaaacggcactcgccaaatactctcatcagcatgtttaatataaacagtgggatttctaacaattagaaaggtttgtgtcatgtttgtcctcctccaGGAACCATATTaaataaggatgtccgataatggctttttgccgatatccgatattccgatattgtccaactcttaattatcgataccgatatcaaccgataccgatatcaacgaataccgatatcaaccgataccgctatatatacagtcgtagaattaacacattattatgcctaatttggacaaccaggtatggtgaagataaggtcctttttttaaaaatttataaaataaaataagattaattaattaaaaacattttcttgaataaaaaagaaagtaaaacaatataaaaacagttacatagaaactagtcattaattaaaattagtaaaattaactgttaaaggttagtactattagtagaccagcagcacgcacaatcttgtgtgcttacggactgtatcccttgcagactgtattgatatatattgatatataatgtaggaaccagaatattaataacagaaagaaacaacctttttgtgtgaatgagtgtaaatgggggagggaggttttttgggttggtgtactaattgtaagtgtatcttgtactttttatgttgatttaatttttaaaaaaatttaaaaaacgataccgttaataaaaaaaacgataccgataatttccaatattacattttaaagcatttatcggacatctctaatattaaaacaaaaaaatattttttccccatctttttccattttcatacatttttgaaaaagctccagggagccactaggtcctcgctaaagagccacatgtggctctagagccgcgggttgccgacccccgctctagtgtaataacagtgtgacTCATATTTGTGATGAAAATGTAGTATTTAAGCTGTTATTGTGATGAAGTGAGATAAATTGCTTTTTACAAACTAGAACAGTGAGAGAAAAAAAGTTTGTTAACATCTTTGCTGCCTGTTACAGACACAGGGACCAGACCAGCAGCTGGAACCTTTTACTGGACAGGAACCATCGATGGTGCCGGACCAGAAGCCTCTTTATGGACAAGGCTATCCTGGACCCCCTACCATGCCCATGCAGACTGGCTACGGAGGAAATCCAATGCAGGGACAAAGCCAGCAGGGAGGATTTGGGCCCATGCTGTCTCAAATGGGCCAAAGCAGCAGCTTCCCTGGCATGGGTGGAATGGGGGCCATGGGGCACCCTCGTGCAAACATGATGAGGCCCAGGATGATGAGTACTAACAAGCCCATGAGGCTCCAGCTGCAACAGAGGCTGCAGGGACAGCAGGTATGACAAGAAATAAGATGCAAAATAGAATAATTTTAAATTCTATGGAAAGTAAATATGGCTGGGTTGCAACCATGTGATCTAGAGGCAGTCCGCCTAACTTCTCGGATTTTACTCGGGAGGCAAATACGTTCATCGTTTAGTTACCATCGGCTGCATTGATGTCAGAATATTATAAAGGTTTTAAACCAAATATACAAGCAGATACTCTCAAAAAGTATCTGAGAGTGATGGAGTTgaaactggacaggacagattaaaaaacaaCGCCACTACCACACAAGTCCATTCCATGTCAAAGTTTCAAGAACTTTTCCTTCAAGAGGACTATCTTGGGAACTCTGCAATAACTTTTTCCCTAGTGGAACAAATTCCAAAGACGAAAAACGTGCATGTATGTGACAGTTTCCCTCTGTATTTATTTGACTTCCTTCAACAAATATGCTTGCTGCCCTCCAAGGGCTTGGGGATGACAACCGTAACTGTACTTgaggttaccgtattttccggcctataaggcgcacttaaagtcttttttttccctcaaaactcgacagtgggccttttaacccggtgcgcctaatgtacggaattattctggttttgcttaccgaactcgaagctattttatttggtacatggtgtaatgataagtgtggccagttgatggcagtcaaacataagagaaacgtgtagactgcaatataatggcagtcacacacaagaggtatgtgtagactgcaatatgactcaagtaaacaacaccaacattttctttgttccattgaaaatatataacattacacatggcgctcaaaaatctatcaaaagttTTAGTTCGACTTTGGaaaactatgaagccacaccgcttgatgaattgtactgtccttcaacatacaagtattattatggtgtgtgtataaggtcagacatattatctggtgttttgtttcacaatattatacaaaagcaacttttcttaccttctggtacctgctgatctgtatttgggatctgcataagtcctgaaaaattgcgcgcatccgataagcttcttctttttctctatcttcttgttatgggacattcatcctccgctgttgccatttctaatataaagtagtgtaaagttctaacttatatctgccacttataaacataccggtgtagtgagtttacattatttacccaaggaactttagttattacagttccggtcggacattttttcacgggacacatttccggcggatgagaagatgctgctccgttattgatttaagtaaagtctgaatgtcattaaaacagttagctccatcttttgacacttcttccaccacTACAAcgaagatgacggggaaaagacgctgtcgaaggtgagccacgaaataagaccgcccacaaaacagcgcatccagaagcgactgtcagaaagcggcttgaagatgatctgtaaaacataatctatgcaacatgttgaccaaagaaccaccattacatgttatgtagaccacaaggaagtgttttcaatttggagaaaaaaaaaatctgactcctttaatccggtgcgccttatatatgaaaaaatatcaaaaatagaccattcattggcagtgcgctttataacccggtgtgccgtACGGTACATGCAACCCGGCGATTTGATATAATGCATTTTATATTTtagcatctttaaaaaaaaaattatataaacctaaaatgttgctttttctttctttgttcaGTTCATGAACCAAACACGCCAGGCCATGGGCATAAAGATGGAGAACCCTGGAGGCAATCCCGTCATGCGGCCCGCCATGCAACAAGGCATGGCTGGACAGGTAGATACCATTTTTACGAATGGTAAGGAAATATTAGTGTGCAACTcacagtttgtgttttttgttcccaGCAGGGTTTCCTGAATGCCCAGATGATGGCTCAGCGCAGCAGGGAGATGGTGACCATGCAGATGAGGAGGCAGCGCATGATGATGCTGATGCAGCAACAGCAGCAACAGGCGGCCGCAGGTGGATTCAGCCCGCCGCCAAACGTCACAGCTCCTGGTGGCATGGACAATCCTGTGGGGGTGCCCAACATGGGTCAGCCTGGTCCACAGCAGTTCGGCTACGGAGGGAATTATAGTGAGTTTAAACAATGCTTCTCTATGGTGGCGAGTCTCTCAACTGTAAGGATTTGTATTTGATTGTTTCCTGTATGCTGTTTTACAGGCATGGGCCAACATGGAGACCCCTCGTTTGGCCCCTCCGGCAACAGTCCTCCTAACTCCATGATTCCAGGCCGCCTGGGTCCGCAAAACCCTATGATGCAACAGCACCCGCAGGGTGGTCCTATGTACCAGGGTGCGGACATGAAGGGCTGGTCACAGGGAGGCATGGGACGCAGCAGGTTTGTAAATGTTGTCTGATGTTATCAAAGTACcaacatttcactttgttgtgctCCCACATCAGTTCGTACCCTCAGCAGCAGTTTGGCCAACAAGTGACGCCAGGGC
It encodes the following:
- the LOC133653993 gene encoding nuclear receptor coactivator 3-like isoform X1 produces the protein MSGLGENSMEPLSSENRKRKLSTCDTPGLGSERKRREQESKYIEELAELISANLSDIDSFNVKPDKCAILKETVRQIRQIKEQGKSSTSDDDVQKSDVSSTGQGVIDKDHLGPLLLQALDGFLFVVNREGSIVFVSDNVTQYLQYKQDELINTSVYNILHEEDREEFHKNLPKTNLNGVSWGNEATRQKSHTFNCRMLVKFGHGHGAMEEGPGGPRYETMQCFALTQPKAMIEEGEDLQSCMICVARRVTAMERTESFNTRHELSGKLIQIDQNSLRASMRPGWEDLLRRCIQMFLQHSDGQPWSHKRHYHEAFLQGHAETPLYRFSLSDGTPVTAQTKSKLYRHPMSNEPQGFISTHLLQREPNGYRSAQGGNMMPNTMRQQTMGGPNPNAQINMNASGGMGGMNRAFGMNEQGHMGQMGGCSTYGGGGGGGSGGMGNRMMQMSHVGHMNQMSPMNNPGQGMQQHPQQPPFQSSGGFGLSGLNSPSGSPRMGGPQSGLLMSPRNRGSPKMGANQFSPGGIHSPMSGICSAAGGSGNTTTYSSSSLNALQAISEGVGNSIPSTLMSHSPAHKPDSSPSVHSSSSCQPNQMAKPAQDGSKSPAGGLGHGLGDHHHLMHHHHNHQHPQAESSGDRPDSQAATAPKESVEGGSETGGATSESTRRLPDSKGHKKLLQLLTSPTEELTVGGSGPTGPPIPPPSTNSSTPVTSESKDPIGGMTSSLSTGVSSSSSASANLSQTSGLAGVSTSASYTGSLQEKHKILHKLLQNGNTPDEVAKITAEATGKVALGSQEGSEVGTGGPGTGNGPGLITEPKQEQLSPKKEKTHALLHYLLNKDDSKEPLDVKPKLEELEGKGPSGTAGGPPRGGPGSGPGHAPEHHESNIKSEPPDDLHNLESILGDLRGSSSDLYPDQAGSAGPNDMGNKPQGCLDDNLQASPGMGPGSRGPFQRTLSVEGKPPVGLGGAGRRPMLVKQENMIGSPDGYSGNMGPMNRGMVTQRSPMGGSGDWGIPRSSTSPVGSTGHPSMIRPNMEYSGSKGMIAGPMVSRSNSIPGSRSMLQQQLMDMGGSTDMIGVNTFSQQGQPNQAPSWPDTLVGMEGNRRQFANTLDELLVPPTTSEGQNDERALLDQLDSLLNNTDGIALEEIDRALGIPDLVSQTQGPDQQLEPFTGQEPSMVPDQKPLYGQGYPGPPTMPMQTGYGGNPMQGQSQQGGFGPMLSQMGQSSSFPGMGGMGAMGHPRANMMRPRMMSTNKPMRLQLQQRLQGQQFMNQTRQAMGIKMENPGGNPVMRPAMQQGMAGQQGFLNAQMMAQRSREMVTMQMRRQRMMMLMQQQQQQAAAGGFSPPPNVTAPGGMDNPVGVPNMGQPGPQQFGYGGNYSMGQHGDPSFGPSGNSPPNSMIPGRLGPQNPMMQQHPQGGPMYQGADMKGWSQGGMGRSSSYPQQQFGQQVTPGQQQFGHQGNPGQYGGMMMNGGIAPGGGGGHMAQMGGQMGMNPIVMGRMMGPDQKYC
- the LOC133653993 gene encoding nuclear receptor coactivator 3-like isoform X2; this translates as MSGLGENSMEPLSSENRKRKLSTCDTPGLGSERKRREQESKYIEELAELISANLSDIDSFNVKPDKCAILKETVRQIRQIKEQGKSSTSDDDVQKSDVSSTGQGVIDKDHLGPLLLQALDGFLFVVNREGSIVFVSDNVTQYLQYKQDELINTSVYNILHEEDREEFHKNLPKTNLNGVSWGNEATRQKSHTFNCRMLVKFGHGHGAMEEGPGGPRYETMQCFALTQPKAMIEEGEDLQSCMICVARRVTAMERTESFNTRHELSGKLIQIDQNSLRASMRPGWEDLLRRCIQMFLQHSDGQPWSHKRHYHEAFLQGHAETPLYRFSLSDGTPVTAQTKSKLYRHPMSNEPQGFISTHLLQREPNGYRSAQGGNMMPNTMRQQTMGGPNPNAQINMNASGGMGGMNRAFGMNEQGHMGQMGGCSTYGGGGGGGSGGMGNRMMQMSHVGHMNQMSPMNNPGQGMQQHPQQPPFQSSGGFGLSGLNSPSGSPRMGGPQSGLLMSPRNRGSPKMGANQFSPGGIHSPMSGICSAAGGSGNTTTYSSSSLNALQAISEGVGNSIPSTLMSHSPAHKPDSSPSVHSSSSCQPNQMAKPAQDGSKSPAGGLGHGLGDHHHLMHHHHNHQHPQAESSGDRPDSQAATAPKESVEGGSETGGATSESTRRLPDSKGHKKLLQLLTSPTEELTVGGSGPTGPPIPPPSTNSSTPVTSESKDPIGGMTSSLSTGVSSSSSASANLSQTSGLAGVSTSASYTGSLQEKHKILHKLLQNGNTPDEVAKITAEATGKVALGSQEGSEVGTGGPGTGNGPGLITEPKQEQLSPKKEKTHALLHYLLNKDDSKEPLDVKPKLEELEGKGPSGTAGGPPRGGPGSGPGHAPEHHESNIKSEPPDDLHNLESILGDLRGSSSDLYPDQAGSAGPNDMGNKPQGCLDDNLQASPGMGPGSRGPFQRTLSVEGKPPVGLGGAGRRPMLVKQENMIGSPDGYSGNMGPMNRGMVTQRSPMGGSGDWGIPRSSTSPVGSTGHPSMIRPNMEYSGSKGMIAGPMVSRSNSIPGSRSMLQQQLMDMGGSTDMIGVNTFSQQGQPNQAPSWPDTLVGMEGNRRQFANTLDELLVPPTTSEGQNDERALLDQLDSLLNNTDGIALEEIDRALGIPDLVSQTQGPDQQLEPFTGQEPSMVPDQKPLYGQGYPGPPTMPMQTGYGGNPMQGQSQQGGFGPMLSQMGQSSSFPGMGGMGAMGHPRANMMRPRMMSTNKPMRLQLQQRLQGQQFMNQTRQAMGIKMENPGGNPVMRPAMQQGMAGQGFLNAQMMAQRSREMVTMQMRRQRMMMLMQQQQQQAAAGGFSPPPNVTAPGGMDNPVGVPNMGQPGPQQFGYGGNYSMGQHGDPSFGPSGNSPPNSMIPGRLGPQNPMMQQHPQGGPMYQGADMKGWSQGGMGRSSSYPQQQFGQQVTPGQQQFGHQGNPGQYGGMMMNGGIAPGGGGGHMAQMGGQMGMNPIVMGRMMGPDQKYC